Proteins from one Catenulispora sp. MAP5-51 genomic window:
- a CDS encoding DUF6884 domain-containing protein, with translation MHLVAAALSEAGPVPQMPPVLERLPMPVPQHRHPLAAAELIVITCGSRKLDHPAPAGELYTGAYHRACRRAAEALQPRRLLILSSVHGLLGLDDIVAPYDLAFGAVGSIGPEQLAAQARDRGLLDLDPVVVLAGGHHFRLARSVWPHALNPLTGLGGMGRQISHLNALAKDLG, from the coding sequence ATGCACCTGGTCGCGGCGGCGCTCTCTGAAGCCGGTCCCGTACCCCAAATGCCGCCTGTTTTGGAAAGGCTGCCCATGCCCGTACCACAGCACCGCCATCCGCTCGCCGCAGCCGAGCTCATCGTCATCACGTGCGGCAGCCGCAAACTCGATCATCCGGCTCCCGCTGGAGAGCTCTACACCGGTGCCTACCATCGCGCCTGCCGCAGGGCGGCCGAGGCCCTACAACCGCGCCGGCTGTTGATCCTCTCCTCAGTGCACGGCCTCCTAGGCCTTGACGACATCGTCGCGCCCTACGACCTCGCCTTCGGCGCGGTCGGCAGTATCGGCCCGGAGCAGCTGGCCGCGCAGGCGCGCGACCGGGGACTCCTCGACCTCGACCCGGTGGTCGTCCTCGCGGGCGGGCATCATTTCCGGCTCGCGCGGTCTGTCTGGCCGCACGCTCTGAACCCCCTGACCGGGCTCGGCGGCATGGGTCGGCAGATCTCCCATCTCAACGCCCTGGCGAAGGACCTCGGCTGA
- a CDS encoding winged helix-turn-helix transcriptional regulator: MPLTLPRPCPIADTLVLVGDRWSLLVLREALLGVHRFADIAANTGMPRDVLTRRLRALEDSGVLERRRYEQRPERFEYHLTEAGRELETILIGLREWGLRYLPGPTASPPRSAARSAPRSTHTCRHGGPAVVICADCGEPLPTLIAGDHAPGRGGAL; encoded by the coding sequence ATGCCCCTCACGCTCCCGCGCCCCTGCCCGATCGCCGACACGCTGGTGCTCGTGGGCGATCGCTGGTCGCTCCTGGTTCTGCGCGAGGCCCTGCTCGGCGTGCACCGGTTCGCGGACATCGCCGCGAACACCGGCATGCCCCGCGACGTGCTCACTCGGAGACTCCGCGCCCTGGAGGACTCGGGAGTGCTCGAACGCCGTCGATACGAGCAGCGGCCCGAACGCTTCGAGTACCACCTCACCGAGGCCGGCCGCGAGCTTGAGACGATCCTGATCGGGCTGCGGGAATGGGGCCTGCGGTACTTGCCCGGACCGACGGCGTCGCCGCCCCGATCAGCGGCCCGATCAGCGCCCCGGTCCACACACACCTGTCGGCACGGAGGACCGGCCGTCGTCATATGCGCCGACTGCGGGGAACCGCTGCCGACACTCATCGCCGGGGACCATGCACCTGGTCGCGGCGGCGCTCTCTGA
- a CDS encoding GlxA family transcriptional regulator — protein sequence MTHRSDGDRDTRTVTTLVYPGVRLLDVTGPAEVFASANDFGARYRLRMVSLGRRDVETSAGARLSADGEVERSMGDNDVVLIPGGPHWKESVRNDALLDAVRVLDTTSRCTASVCTGAFLLAAAGLLDGRRATTHWRHTAELAIRHPSVRVDPDALFVRDGRMMTSAGVSAGIDMALALVEEHHGAETARAVAKDMVVFMQRPGGQSQFSVHSQAHPTRHGLLRGLLDTVVADPGANHTLTAMARRTGISERHVTRLFHDEAHTTPARYVERVRLEAAQVMLERGDEPLATIARRTGFGSPESMRRAFAKHLDVTPGAFRSRFRTTGASARSADVEPRPAAGAPGPAGPVH from the coding sequence ATGACCCACCGTTCCGACGGCGACCGTGACACACGTACTGTGACCACGCTCGTGTACCCCGGCGTGCGCCTGCTCGACGTCACGGGACCAGCCGAGGTCTTCGCCTCCGCCAACGATTTCGGCGCACGCTACCGACTGCGCATGGTCTCCCTCGGCCGCCGCGACGTGGAGACCTCAGCCGGCGCCCGGTTGAGCGCGGACGGCGAGGTCGAGCGGTCCATGGGAGACAACGATGTCGTGCTGATCCCGGGCGGGCCGCACTGGAAGGAGTCGGTCAGGAACGACGCGCTTCTCGACGCGGTCCGCGTCCTGGACACGACCAGCCGCTGCACCGCCTCCGTGTGCACCGGGGCATTCCTGCTGGCCGCGGCGGGTCTGCTCGACGGACGGCGCGCCACGACCCACTGGCGGCACACCGCAGAGCTGGCAATCCGCCATCCCAGCGTGCGCGTCGACCCCGACGCGCTGTTCGTGCGCGACGGCCGGATGATGACCTCCGCCGGGGTCAGCGCGGGGATCGACATGGCGCTGGCGCTCGTGGAAGAGCACCACGGGGCCGAGACCGCCAGGGCGGTGGCCAAGGACATGGTCGTGTTCATGCAACGCCCGGGCGGCCAGTCACAGTTCAGCGTGCACTCGCAGGCACATCCCACGCGTCACGGGCTGCTGCGCGGCCTGCTTGACACGGTCGTCGCCGACCCGGGAGCCAACCACACGCTGACGGCGATGGCTCGGCGGACCGGAATCAGCGAGCGGCACGTCACACGACTCTTCCACGACGAAGCGCACACCACCCCGGCGCGCTATGTCGAGCGGGTCAGGCTCGAAGCCGCACAAGTGATGCTGGAGCGCGGCGACGAACCATTGGCGACGATCGCGCGCCGTACCGGATTCGGCTCACCCGAGTCGATGCGCCGCGCCTTCGCGAAGCACCTCGATGTCACGCCCGGCGCCTTCCGATCCCGATTCCGCACCACGGGCGCCAGCGCCCGGTCAGCGGACGTCGAGCCGCGACCCGCGGCCGGGGCGCCGGGTCCTGCGGGGCCGGTCCACTAA
- a CDS encoding methyltransferase, translating into MTLDENVLENLLGRVVTDLGAVTIAPLLAIGDHLGLFRAMADGKPLTAAELAGKTGTQERNVREWLAAMAASGYVALEQDGRFRLTPEQVTVFCDEDSPFFALGGFQSFMAAAQHETREKLERAFVEGGGVGWEQHQPDLFVGTARFFRPGYAAHLVQEWLPALDGTVERLRTGASVADIGCGFGYSTMLMAQAFPASRFTGFDSHPPSIEKASELAKGDGLAKRTDFEVAGAADFGGGPYDLITFFDCLHDMGDPVGVLSHCRTRLAEGGVVMLVEPHAEDSLADNLNPLGRAFYGASSLICVPASQAQPVGRALGAGAGEARTREVAVEAGYKYFRRATETPFNLIYELRS; encoded by the coding sequence ATGACGCTCGACGAGAACGTGCTGGAGAACCTGCTCGGCCGGGTCGTCACCGACCTGGGCGCGGTGACTATCGCGCCGCTGCTCGCGATCGGGGACCATCTTGGGCTCTTCCGGGCAATGGCGGACGGAAAACCCCTCACCGCCGCGGAGCTGGCCGGGAAGACCGGCACGCAGGAGCGCAACGTGCGCGAGTGGCTGGCTGCGATGGCCGCCAGCGGCTACGTGGCCCTCGAACAGGACGGGCGATTCCGGCTCACCCCGGAGCAGGTGACAGTTTTCTGCGACGAAGACAGCCCCTTCTTCGCGCTCGGTGGCTTCCAGTCATTCATGGCGGCAGCTCAGCACGAGACCCGCGAGAAGCTGGAGCGTGCCTTCGTCGAGGGCGGCGGCGTCGGCTGGGAGCAGCACCAACCGGACCTGTTCGTCGGCACCGCCCGATTCTTCCGGCCCGGCTACGCGGCGCACCTGGTGCAGGAATGGCTGCCGGCCCTGGACGGCACGGTGGAGCGTTTGCGCACCGGGGCCAGCGTCGCCGACATCGGCTGCGGGTTCGGCTACTCCACGATGCTGATGGCGCAGGCCTTTCCCGCCTCCCGGTTCACCGGCTTCGACTCCCACCCGCCCTCGATCGAGAAGGCCAGCGAGCTGGCGAAGGGGGACGGACTGGCCAAACGTACCGACTTCGAAGTGGCCGGGGCAGCTGACTTCGGCGGCGGCCCGTACGACCTGATCACCTTCTTCGACTGCCTGCACGACATGGGCGACCCGGTCGGGGTGCTCTCCCACTGCCGGACGCGGCTGGCGGAAGGGGGCGTGGTGATGCTGGTCGAACCGCACGCGGAGGACAGCCTCGCCGACAACCTGAACCCGCTCGGCAGGGCCTTCTACGGCGCCTCCTCGCTGATCTGCGTGCCCGCCTCGCAGGCGCAACCGGTCGGTCGGGCGCTCGGCGCCGGAGCAGGCGAGGCGCGCACCCGAGAGGTAGCCGTCGAGGCGGGCTACAAGTACTTCCGCCGGGCGACCGAGACCCCGTTCAACCTGATCTACGAGCTGCGGAGCTGA
- a CDS encoding phytoene desaturase family protein, with product MTSAVVVGSGPNGLAAAALLAKAGLQVTVLEAADEVGGGTRSHEAILPGLLHDHCSAIHPMAVTSPALRALELERHGLRWLLPDVDCVHPLDDGTAGVLFRSVQQTACGLGPDGDRYRRLLGPSVRHWESLAPDVMGPMLRIPTHPFLLLRLGLPILLPAAIVARLFETPQARALWAGVAAHAYRPLSDPFSSAIGLGILTAGHAAGWAVAEGGSQAIARSMERVLREHGGTIETGVHVTDIKQIPPAEVTLLDLDPGQVACLYGDQLPGRVRNAYRRFRRGPAAFKLDLAVEGGVPWTNEYARRSGTVHLGGSCAEVALSERTVAAGRMPERPFVLVGQQYLADPSRSVGDVHPVWAYAHVPHGYDGDATDAIIKQLERFAPGVRERIIGAHVTRPTDFAAANPNFVGGDILTGAKAPRQLLLGARPALDPYSAGLPGVYLCSAATPPGPGAHGMCGAGAAASALRHLGIRPPSPLGPR from the coding sequence ATGACGTCCGCGGTCGTCGTCGGCTCCGGACCCAACGGGCTCGCGGCCGCCGCCCTCTTGGCCAAGGCAGGACTGCAAGTCACGGTCCTGGAAGCCGCGGACGAAGTCGGCGGAGGAACCCGCAGCCATGAAGCCATCCTGCCGGGGCTGCTGCACGACCACTGCTCGGCCATCCATCCGATGGCCGTGACTTCACCGGCGCTGCGCGCACTCGAGCTGGAACGTCATGGACTGCGGTGGCTGTTGCCGGATGTCGACTGCGTCCATCCACTCGATGACGGGACAGCCGGCGTCCTGTTCCGCTCCGTGCAGCAGACTGCGTGCGGCCTCGGCCCCGACGGCGACCGCTACCGGCGGCTCCTCGGACCGTCGGTACGTCACTGGGAGTCACTCGCCCCGGACGTGATGGGCCCCATGCTGCGCATCCCCACTCACCCCTTCCTGCTCCTGCGCCTCGGCCTGCCGATACTGCTGCCGGCCGCCATCGTGGCGCGCCTGTTCGAAACCCCCCAGGCGCGGGCACTGTGGGCCGGAGTCGCTGCCCACGCCTACCGCCCGCTGTCCGATCCGTTCAGCTCGGCGATCGGACTCGGCATCCTCACCGCCGGCCACGCTGCGGGATGGGCGGTCGCCGAAGGCGGCTCCCAGGCCATCGCTCGCAGCATGGAACGAGTGCTGCGTGAGCACGGCGGCACGATCGAGACCGGCGTGCACGTCACCGACATCAAGCAGATCCCGCCGGCTGAAGTGACTCTCCTTGATCTCGACCCCGGCCAGGTCGCCTGCCTCTACGGCGATCAGCTGCCGGGCCGGGTACGGAACGCCTATCGGCGATTCCGCCGCGGCCCGGCCGCATTCAAACTCGATCTGGCGGTCGAGGGCGGCGTGCCCTGGACGAACGAGTACGCGCGACGCTCCGGCACCGTCCACCTCGGCGGCAGCTGCGCCGAGGTGGCGCTGTCGGAAAGAACCGTCGCGGCCGGACGCATGCCCGAACGCCCCTTCGTACTCGTCGGCCAGCAGTACCTGGCTGATCCGAGCCGTTCGGTCGGCGACGTACATCCTGTGTGGGCCTACGCCCACGTTCCGCACGGCTACGACGGCGACGCCACCGACGCCATCATCAAGCAGCTCGAGCGGTTCGCCCCGGGCGTTCGCGAGCGCATCATCGGGGCGCACGTCACCCGGCCGACCGACTTCGCCGCAGCCAATCCCAACTTCGTCGGCGGCGACATCCTCACAGGGGCGAAAGCGCCGCGCCAGCTCCTTCTCGGAGCCCGCCCCGCGCTCGACCCGTACTCCGCCGGCCTACCCGGCGTCTACCTGTGCTCGGCTGCGACCCCGCCTGGTCCGGGCGCCCACGGCATGTGCGGCGCGGGAGCGGCGGCATCCGCACTCCGCCACCTCGGCATCCGTCCTCCGTCGCCTCTGGGACCACGTTAG
- a CDS encoding HTTM domain-containing protein, producing the protein MLRVVGRLDAFGVALTERPISLYAAAALRIGYGLIYLAYLLREFPHRDELWGPGSPLTPTLSRELLKHTGWFSLLSFSDRPVYFEACYALALVVCVLFMLGWRTRMLSILFALVVTSFYARSILMTDGGDNLITLMSIYMVGIACGRRWSLDSRRARLRGSGYRRRPVFARVAASEHARQLGVARQILVTVLHNCAMVVIGAQICILYATAGLYKVQGSDWDHGTALHYVLNLSLFRPWPALSAMADSHPMMIAVVAYLTVLVQVAFPFALFGRLKYVVLSMLLGMHLSIAVLMGLPMFSGSMVIADAVFLSDRFYMNVGRHVRRLARGAASPAPDASRLMESAHIPPQQVRPSKTLDRM; encoded by the coding sequence CTGCTGCGTGTGGTGGGCCGCCTTGACGCGTTCGGAGTCGCCCTCACCGAGCGGCCGATCTCGCTGTACGCCGCCGCCGCGCTGCGCATCGGATACGGCCTGATCTATCTCGCCTATCTGCTGCGGGAATTCCCGCACCGCGACGAGCTCTGGGGCCCGGGTTCCCCGCTGACGCCCACGCTGTCCCGAGAGTTGCTGAAGCACACAGGCTGGTTCAGCCTGCTGAGCTTCTCGGACCGACCCGTCTACTTCGAAGCCTGCTACGCACTGGCGCTCGTGGTCTGCGTGCTGTTCATGCTCGGCTGGCGGACCAGGATGCTCTCGATCTTGTTCGCGCTCGTGGTGACCTCGTTCTACGCCAGGTCCATCCTGATGACGGATGGCGGCGACAACCTGATCACCCTCATGAGCATCTACATGGTCGGCATCGCCTGCGGTCGGCGCTGGTCGCTCGACTCACGCAGGGCCCGGCTCCGAGGGTCCGGCTACCGGCGCAGGCCTGTGTTCGCACGGGTCGCAGCGTCCGAGCATGCCCGGCAGCTCGGCGTGGCAAGACAGATTCTGGTCACGGTGCTGCACAACTGCGCCATGGTCGTCATCGGTGCTCAGATCTGCATCCTCTACGCCACAGCGGGTCTCTACAAGGTGCAGGGCAGCGACTGGGATCACGGGACAGCTCTTCACTACGTTCTCAACCTCAGTCTGTTCCGGCCTTGGCCGGCGCTTTCCGCCATGGCGGACAGCCATCCGATGATGATCGCGGTCGTCGCCTACCTGACCGTCCTGGTGCAGGTGGCGTTCCCGTTCGCGCTGTTCGGCCGACTCAAGTACGTCGTGCTGTCCATGTTGCTCGGTATGCATCTGAGCATCGCGGTACTCATGGGGCTCCCGATGTTCTCCGGCTCGATGGTCATCGCGGACGCGGTGTTCCTCTCGGACCGCTTCTACATGAATGTGGGACGGCACGTGCGGCGACTCGCCCGGGGGGCCGCGTCGCCGGCACCGGACGCGTCGCGCCTGATGGAGAGCGCTCACATCCCGCCACAGCAGGTTCGGCCGTCGAAGACGCTGGATCGCATGTGA
- a CDS encoding DUF5819 family protein, with amino-acid sequence MEQQDEQGQVSPRAKGLDSVDVRQRDSEALEDQAEVLAEPVATAEPTPPGLAGLSRPLRALTGAAVAVCLVGTVAHLLMVGLYVAPVNPISQRYARQINAWIDPAFDQNWQLFAPEPQSGNWQISARTMSAGPDGRPQISPWFDLSALDNAAIKHDVFPSHTAQNTLRRAWSAYVDAFGTGDQAGSDWAVLVRDYLRNIAADRVEAHRKGHFDSIQLRVVTQPIAAQAAPGGPRPAQPAADIRNLPWWKVPSRGK; translated from the coding sequence TTGGAGCAGCAGGATGAGCAGGGCCAAGTGTCGCCGCGTGCTAAGGGACTTGATTCGGTGGATGTGAGGCAACGTGATTCGGAGGCGCTCGAGGACCAGGCCGAGGTCCTTGCCGAGCCTGTGGCGACGGCCGAGCCCACGCCGCCCGGGCTGGCGGGCCTCTCGCGCCCGCTGCGGGCGCTGACCGGTGCCGCGGTCGCGGTCTGCCTGGTGGGCACGGTCGCGCATCTGCTGATGGTCGGGCTCTACGTTGCGCCGGTGAATCCCATTTCACAGCGCTATGCAAGGCAGATCAACGCCTGGATCGACCCGGCTTTCGATCAGAACTGGCAGCTGTTCGCGCCGGAGCCCCAGTCAGGCAACTGGCAGATCTCGGCCAGGACGATGAGCGCCGGGCCGGACGGCAGGCCTCAGATCAGTCCCTGGTTCGACCTGTCCGCTCTGGACAACGCGGCGATCAAGCACGACGTCTTTCCGAGCCACACCGCGCAGAACACGCTGCGCAGGGCCTGGTCCGCCTATGTCGACGCGTTCGGCACCGGCGATCAGGCCGGTTCGGACTGGGCGGTGTTGGTGCGGGACTACCTGCGGAACATCGCCGCCGACCGGGTCGAGGCCCATCGCAAGGGCCATTTCGACAGCATCCAGCTGCGTGTGGTGACGCAGCCCATCGCGGCGCAGGCCGCGCCCGGTGGCCCGCGCCCGGCGCAGCCCGCCGCCGATATCAGAAACCTACCGTGGTGGAAGGTGCCGTCTCGTGGCAAGTGA
- a CDS encoding ice-binding family protein: MWFATALAGALALAALVLAPTTAQAIATEVPLGTLQSVAVLGGQSVTNTGPSVINGDLGVSPGTSVTGFPPGIVNGTIHAADAVAAQNQSDLTVAYNNAAGQAADASVPGELGGLTLVPGVYNASSSTGITGTLTLNAQGNPNAVWIFQVGSTLTTASSSTVALINGASPCNVFWQIGSSATLGTGTNFTGTILALTSITVNTNATIAGRALARNGSVTLDTNTITRPQCATTTTGTTTATLGTTGTAGTTGTTGATTSGTAATGGLLSGGLLTGGTSNGLLSGGLLGGITTGGITTGGITTGGTSTTTSTGGTTTTTGGSTVGGTVGGTTTQGGTVGGTTTQGGSVGGGTTGGGTTGGGNTGGGNTGGGECCHTPPPPPPCQPCQPKPPQPKPCPCSEHPHPQPPPAPKPCESCHSSGDSTSGGYSSSSGGYSGGSSGGYSGSSSGGYSGSSSGGSGGGWRSGS; this comes from the coding sequence GTGTGGTTCGCGACGGCCCTCGCGGGGGCGCTCGCCCTCGCCGCCCTGGTGCTGGCTCCGACGACAGCGCAGGCGATCGCGACCGAGGTTCCCCTCGGGACACTGCAAAGCGTGGCGGTCCTCGGCGGCCAGTCGGTTACCAATACTGGCCCTTCCGTCATCAACGGCGACCTCGGCGTGAGCCCGGGGACGTCGGTGACCGGTTTTCCCCCGGGAATCGTCAACGGGACCATCCACGCGGCGGATGCCGTCGCGGCCCAGAACCAGAGTGATCTCACCGTGGCGTACAACAACGCCGCGGGACAGGCCGCGGACGCCTCCGTCCCCGGGGAACTCGGGGGCCTGACCCTGGTTCCGGGCGTCTACAACGCCTCGTCGTCCACCGGAATCACCGGCACGCTCACGTTGAACGCGCAGGGCAACCCCAACGCGGTCTGGATCTTCCAGGTCGGATCGACGCTCACCACCGCGTCCTCGAGCACGGTGGCGCTGATCAACGGCGCTTCCCCGTGCAACGTCTTCTGGCAGATCGGGAGCTCGGCGACGCTGGGCACCGGCACGAACTTCACCGGTACCATCCTCGCTCTGACGTCGATCACCGTGAACACCAACGCGACCATCGCGGGTCGTGCGCTGGCGCGCAACGGCTCGGTGACCCTCGACACCAACACGATCACCCGGCCTCAGTGCGCCACCACCACTACGGGGACCACCACGGCCACGCTCGGCACCACCGGCACGGCCGGCACCACCGGCACGACGGGTGCCACCACGAGTGGTACGGCGGCGACCGGAGGACTCCTTTCCGGCGGCCTTTTGACCGGCGGCACCTCCAACGGTCTGCTGTCCGGCGGTCTGCTCGGTGGAATCACGACCGGCGGCATCACCACCGGTGGGATCACGACCGGCGGCACGTCGACGACCACCAGCACCGGTGGTACGACCACGACGACCGGCGGCTCCACGGTCGGCGGGACCGTGGGCGGCACGACGACGCAGGGCGGGACCGTCGGCGGCACGACGACGCAGGGTGGCAGCGTCGGTGGCGGCACGACCGGCGGAGGCACCACCGGCGGAGGCAACACTGGCGGAGGCAACACTGGTGGAGGCGAGTGCTGCCACACCCCGCCCCCTCCGCCCCCGTGCCAGCCCTGCCAGCCCAAGCCTCCGCAGCCCAAGCCGTGCCCGTGCTCCGAGCACCCGCACCCGCAGCCGCCTCCGGCGCCCAAGCCGTGCGAGTCCTGCCACTCTTCGGGTGACAGCACGTCGGGTGGCTACAGCAGCTCGTCGGGTGGCTACAGCGGCGGCTCGTCAGGTGGCTACAGCGGCAGCTCGTCGGGCGGCTACAGCGGCAGCTCGTCGGGAGGCAGCGGCGGCGGGTGGCGCAGCGGTTCTTGA
- a CDS encoding STAS domain-containing protein, with amino-acid sequence MDVYQVDRCSVHAVVAVRGELDFAAADGLVESVQEHLSACRSPGIGVDLSEVTFLDCAGVRALFTLGRRAADLGVTICLAAESPAVGHVLDLLELPPGSSYLARPVGAALTISRACEVPGRLAACYEGRRVAARSDGSRSACSVCRLAVNCNLTPAHLGYWRSAA; translated from the coding sequence ATGGACGTCTACCAGGTCGATCGGTGTTCGGTTCACGCCGTCGTCGCCGTACGCGGCGAACTGGATTTCGCCGCCGCGGACGGACTCGTGGAGTCCGTTCAGGAACATCTGAGCGCCTGCAGGTCGCCTGGAATCGGCGTGGACCTGTCCGAGGTGACTTTCCTGGACTGCGCAGGGGTTCGAGCCCTGTTCACTTTAGGGCGGCGCGCAGCGGATCTGGGCGTCACGATCTGCCTGGCGGCGGAGTCGCCCGCCGTTGGCCATGTGCTGGACCTGCTTGAACTGCCTCCCGGATCCAGTTACCTCGCCAGGCCTGTGGGTGCCGCCCTGACCATCAGTCGGGCGTGCGAGGTGCCAGGTCGGCTGGCAGCTTGTTACGAAGGGCGGCGGGTAGCGGCGAGGTCGGACGGTAGCCGATCTGCATGTTCCGTGTGCAGATTGGCTGTGAACTGCAATCTCACGCCGGCGCATCTCGGGTACTGGCGGTCTGCTGCTTAA